In one Leishmania infantum JPCM5 genome chromosome 7 genomic region, the following are encoded:
- a CDS encoding topoisomerase-related function protein-like protein yields MKRRGGRVVSSKSTVVGASSAAVTPEAPGLSAAVNGHDASVAAAATAAAAAASLSPSLTSPTTPVARDEPRRSGNPVTSASATMMDVPTPTLTIPTLDIFARFQSKRDDFDEDWLLLQEDPAARNETPRIAAHVADKLRRHQAQLGAHRAAAAADRIRQDKDRVVPARAAAKTASSVSGDGLDTVATEGPRQARRQRCPETYDSAEDSGSDGAGADADIGTVAADNDGDDSDEYVPEDRTASQYKRPQNAKKAASKDEGSAGVALSGGSPPVSTPAGRTAAAGAGAEAASVNPFTPLSEDEEQLDVEAEHDGLTGDYLNFRLTSATGSRALDADALQATVHLQPSPSHGEKRNVNDRRSYRSQEQRRQTPLSPQQTEQDRVLVVPLWSIARMEQHGGYCSASPLIALHQEVTDLVDYLRPTEAEVTMRRYIEKDIGRLVDRLWPGSSVLVYGSMYTHLLLPLSDLDITLLDVPVPAEEALTSLAKEISSAGLCENVYPQVILKTKVPLIKFVHKGSLIDVDISVGAVDGKRNSECIVQYMNMYPEALPLTLVVKYFVMQRGMHEPYYGGLGSYAATLLVVAFLRQHPIYTTQPEKRTMTGLGRLLVDFFRMCGQHWNYRRVAVCLANYAVPSNIDDAMAANVHDEGDFRIRADCGGRMQSPVLASPPRGPMGPAQVWIEDPVDASNNAASSLRFFHSLSAMFSYAYLALTTDFDRAAADAAQPSSPAPSSSPSSPSSNDISRRPTLLSRIFHADAEMVYRRRAVAAAYKRLNAEMPAYMKEVQDFRRDEDAAMLQGNCDGVAHSWRARRLRRREGDPILFPQQRNVTSLEERLALSHLRESSSPPPPASEVDMKKRQREAGDEDSQRKVQRDRREDSALPSRSSSRSSPCTTGSESNASSVRVDVTRRTERSRKLRR; encoded by the coding sequence ATGaagcgccgtggcggccgtgTCGTGAGCTCCAAGAGCACCGTGGTTGGCGCGTCAAGTGCTGCTGTCACTCCCGAAGCACCAGGTCTTTCTGCTGCTGTCAACGGCCATGATGCatccgtcgccgccgccgccactgctgctgctgctgctgcgtcctTGTCACCATCTCTGACGTCACCGACAACACCAGTTGCGCGAGATGAGCCGCGGAGATCGGGTAATCCTGTGACTAGTGCGAGCGCCACGATGATGGATGTGCCGACGCCGACACTGACGATACCGACGCTAGACATCTTCGCGCGCTTTCAGAGCAAGCGGGACGACTTTGATGAGGACTGGCTCCTGCTCCAGGAGGATCCCGCCGCGAGGAATGAGACGCCTCGGATCGCCGCGCACGTCGCGGACAAGCTTCGTCGTCACCAGGCGCAGCTTGGCGCCcaccgtgccgccgctgcagcggatcGAATTCGGCAGGACAAAGACCGAGTCGTGCCagcacgtgctgcagcgaagacggcgagctccgtcagcggcgacggcctcgACACTGTTGCGACGGAGGGTCCACGGCAGGCACGCCGTCAGCGCTGTCCCGAAACCTATGACTCTGCCgaggacagcggcagcgacggcgcaggcgccgacgcggacaTCGGTACTGTTGCCGCTgacaacgacggcgatgatAGCGACGAGTACGTGCCGGAGGATCGCACGGCCTCGCAGTACAAGCGGCCGCAAAACGCAAAGAAGGCGGCCTCCAAAGATGAGGGCTCTGCGGGCGTGGCTCTCAGTGGCGGCTCCCCGCCTGTGAGTACGCCTGCggggcgcactgctgctgctggtgccggcgctgaGGCAGCTTCCGTGAACCCATTCACACCCTTatcggaggacgaggagcagctggatGTGGAGGCCGAGCACGATGGCCTCACAGGCGACTACCTGAACTTCCGACTCACTTCCGCGACGGGAAGTAGGGCGCTCGACGCCGATGCACTGCAGGCGACCGTGCACCTGCAgccttctccctctcacgGCGAGAAACGCAACGTGAACGACCGCAGATCCTATCGCAGccaggagcagcggcgccagacACCACTATCACCGCAGCAGACGGAGCAAGATCGTGTgttggtggtgccgctgtggAGCATCGCGCGGAtggagcagcacggcggctaCTGTAGCGCCAGCCCCCTCATCGCCCTCCACCAGGAGGTCACGGACCTCGTCGACTACCTTCGCCCGacagaggcggaggtgaCGATGCGGCGCTACATCGAGAAGGATATTGGCCGGCTGGTCGATCGGCTGTGGCCTGGCAGCTCGGTACTCGTCTATGGCAGCATGTACAcccacctgctgctgccgctgtcggaCCTTGACATCACACTGTTGGatgtgccggtgccggcggaggaggcgctcaCCAGCTTGGCAAAGGAGATCAGCAGCGCGGGCCTGTGCGAGAACGTCTATCCGCAGGTGATTCTCAAGACGAAGGTGCCCCTCATCAAGTTCGTCCACAAGGGCTCGCTCATCGACGTCGACATCAGTGTTGGCGCCGTGGACGGGAAGCGCAACTCGGAGTGCATTGTGCAGTACATGAACATGTACCCAGAGGCACTGCCGCTTACCTTGGTCGTGAAATACTTTGTCATGCAGCGCGGCATGCATGAGCCGTACTACGGAGGCCTTGGCAGCtacgccgccacgctgctcgtcgtcgccttcctgcggcagcacccCATCTACACAACGCAGCCGGAGAAGCGGACCATGACGGGGCTTGGCAGGCTACTAGTCGATTTCTTTCGTATGTGCGGTCAGCATTGGAACTACCGAAGAGTAGCTGTGTGCCTGGCGAACTACGCTGTGCCGAGCAACATCGATGACGCGATGGCCGCGAACGTCCACGACGAAGGCGACTTCCGCATTCGTGCCGACTGTGGCGGTCGGATGCAGTCACCGGTGCTGGCCAGCCCCCCGCGCGGCCCGATGGGCCCCGCGCAGGTGTGGATAGAGGACCCGGTCGACGCCTCTAACAACGCCGCCAGCTCACTGCGGTTTTTCCATTCTCTCTCCGCCATGTTCTCCTACGCCTATCTTGCCCTGACGACCGACTTCGACAGAGCcgcggcggacgcggcgcagccgtcttcgcctgcgccgtcatcgtctccgtcatcgccgtcctCGAACGACATCAGCCGCCGTCCGACGCTGCTCTCGCGCATCTTCCACGCCGATGCGGAGATGGTGTACCGTCGGCGGGCCGTGGCCGCGGCGTACAAGCGACTGAACGCCGAGATGCCGGCGTACATGAAGGAGGTTCAAGACTTCCGGCGCGATGAGGAcgcggcgatgctgcaggGCAATTGTGACGGTGTGGCGCACAGCTGGCGcgcgcgacggctgcggcgacgcgaGGGCGATCCCATCCTGTTTCCACAGCAGCGGAACGTCACGTCATTGGAGGAGCGCTTGGCACTTTCCCATCTGCGCGAGTCGTcctcgccacctccgccggcgtcggAGGTTGACATGAAGAAGCGCCAGCGCGAGGCGGGGGATGAGGATAGTCAGAGAAAGGTGCAGAGAGACCGCCGAGAGGATTCTGCGTTGCCctctcgcagcagctcgcggtCGTCGCCGTGCACCACCGGCTCAGAGAGCAACGCCAGCTCGGTGCGCGTGGATGTGACGAGAAGGACGGAGCGGAGCCGCAAGCTGCGACGGTAG
- a CDS encoding putative caltractin, which produces MSIASTTPLRPSTSASNANAELSKDQLEEIREAFDLFDTDGSGTIDVRELRIAMRALGFEPRKEELQQLINSVTGGSGCEGTPARLSGAGNVNASSDVITFSQFVQIMKHKVSQRDSREEMLKAFVLFDTEGTGKISFQNLKRVAVELGENMTDAELQEMIDEADRDGDGEVSEEEFLRLMKKTSLY; this is translated from the coding sequence aTGAGCATCGCGAGCACCACGCCTTTGAGGCCGAGCACCTCCGCATCGAATGCGAACGCCGAGCTCAGCAAGGACCAGCTGGAGGAAATCCGCGAGGCGTTCGACTTGTTCGACACggatggcagcggcacgatCGACGTGCGGGAGCTGCGCATTGCCATGCGTGCGCTCGGCTTCGAGCCCCGTAAGGAGGAGCTTCAGCAGCTTATCAACAGCGTCaccggtggcagcggctgcgaagGAACCCCTGCGCGGCTGTCGGGCGCCGGCAATGTGAACGCGTCCAGCGACGTGATCACCTTCTCGCAGTTTGTGCAGATTATGAAGCACAAGGTGTCACAACGGGACTCGCGGGAGGAGATGCTGAAGGCGTTTGTGCTCTTCGACACAGAGGGCACTGGCAAGATCTCGTTCCAAAACTTGAAGCGAGTGGCGGTGGAACTTGGCGAGAACATGACGGACGCCGAGCTGCAGGAGATgatcgacgaggcggaccGTGACGGGGACGGCGAGGTGAGCGAAGAGGAGTTTCTTCGCTTAATGAAGAAGACGTCGCTGTACTAA